The DNA sequence CCGGCCTGCCCGACAATGTGCTCCTCGCATTGAACGAAGGGCCGGATGGGAGGCTCTGGATCGCGACGCGGGACGGCTTCTGCAGCCTCGAAGCCGGCTACCGGTTCGACTGCCACCACCCCGAGGCCCTGCTACCCGCCCGCCAGATCGACGACATCCTCGTCGACCGGGATGGCCGTGTGCATATCGCGTCGTTCAGCGGGACCGCGGTGATGGAAGACGGAACGATCACCGTCACCAACGACGCCATGCAGCTGCCGGTCGACCGGACCACCGTCCTCCTGATCGACGACGAGGGCGCCATCTGGGCCGGCACCGACGGCGGCATCACGCGCAGGGAACGCAGCGGCGAGACCACCGTCGTCAGCAAAAGCGCCAACCTGCTCGTCCGCGCCCTCTTCGAGGACCGTGAGGGCAACATCTGGGCGGGGACATCCGGGCAGGGGGTGATCCAGTTGCGACACACCGCCTTCACGCAACAGAACGCGCCGCTGGGGATCGACGAAGACGTGATCCTGGCCGTCCATGAGGACGCGCTCGATCGGCTCTGGATCGGCACCCTCACCCAGGGCGCTTTCGTTCGGGATGGCGACGCTCTGCGACACTACACCGCGGCGGACGGGCTGGCTTCGAACCACGTCCGTGCCTTTGCGCGCGATGCGCGCGGCGACATGTGGATCGCCACGGCCGGCGGCGTCAGCCGGCTCCATGCGGGGCGCTTACTCCCGCCGATGCTTACCAACTACTATGTCTACACCGTGCTCGCCACGTCGACCGGCGCGGTATATGCCGGCTCGATAAACGGCCTCGCTCGCATCGACGGCGAGGCCATCATCCCGATCCGCACGACCACGCCGGCGATGTCGACGATCGTCTACACCCTCCGCGAGGACGAGCGGGGCGTCCTCTGGGCCGGCACGTCGCGCGGACTGGGCTACATCGAGGGAGATTCGCTCGTCCTGCTGCCGGCGCTGGCCGACATCCCCGTGGCGAGCATCACCCCCGAGGCCGACTCCCTCCTGTGGCTCGGCACGCAAGGGTATGGCGTCCTCCGTTTCGACCGGCATCGTGGTGTCGTGCGCGACACCATCAGCACAGCGGATGGGCTCAACGGCGGCACCGTCTATTTCACCGTCAGCGACGCGGACGGCTACCTGTGGATCGGCACCAGCCGCGGGGTCAACCGCTTCGACGTGGGGCATTACCGCGACGCGGGCGAGATCATGATCCGCTCCTTCGGCAAGTTCGAGGGCATCATCGGCGTCGAGACCAACATGAACGCGGCGGTGGTCGACACCCGGAATCGGCTCTGGTTCGGGACCATCCTCGGCCTGATGCAATACGACGCGAGCGTCGCGCCCCAGAAAACCGCCCCTCCGCCCATCCACGTCAACGAGATCCGGCTGTTCTGGGAGCCGTTCACCCCGAAGGCCGACGCAACACCCACGTTCGACCACGACCAGAACCACATCACGTTCGACTATCACGGGCTGAGCTTCACCAACCCCGAGTTGTTGCGCTACCAGTATTACCTGGAAGGGTTCGACGACGGCTGGCTCCCGCTTACCGAGAGCCGGACGGCCACCTACGCCAATCTTCCTCCGGGCGACTATACGTTTCACGTCCGCGCCCGGAGCAACGCCGGGGTGTGGTCCGATACGCCGGCGACCTACCGGCTCGTCATTACGCCGCCATTCTGGCTACGCCCCTGGTTCATCGCGCTGAGCAGCCTGGGCGCGCTGGCCCTCGTCTTCGGGATCGTCCAGCTCCGCACCTACGCGCTCAACCAGCGGCGGAAGCGGCTCGAGGAGATGGTGACGTCGCGCACCGCCGAGCTGGAGCGGACGCACACCGAACTGCTCGCCACGCGCGAGAAAGCGCTCGCCGCCGCGCAGGCGAAGACCAATTTCATGGCCGCCATCACCCACGAGCTGCGCACCCCGATGAACGGCATCATGGGGATGAACGACCTGCTTTTCACCACCGACCTGGACGGGGAGCAAAAAGAGTATGCCGCCACCATCGCCGACTGCAGCCGGAGTTTGATGGAGATCATCGAAAACCTGCTCACCTTCTCCGACCTCGCCGGCAGCCAGCGCGAGGTGTCCATCGAGCATCTGGATATGAACGATCTCCTGATCGACGCGATCGGCCCCATCCGCCGCGACGCCGAGATCAAGGGGCTCGACCTGCAGGCACATGTCGCACCCGACGTGCCCGAAGCGTTCGAGGCGGACCGCCGGCATCTGCTGCAGATCCTGAACCAGCTCCTCGGCAACGCCGTCAAGTTCACCGAGCGGGGGATGGTGCGGCTGGATGTCCGCCGCGTACGCCCGCCCGAGGGCGCGCTGAGCGACACCTGGCTGCAGCTGGCCGTGCAGGACACCGGCATCGGGATGAGCGAGGAGCAGATCGCCCTCGCATTTGAAGCCTTTTCGCAGGCGGACATGTCGCTCACCCGAAAATTCGGCGGCACCGGCATCGGGCTGGCGCTGGCCAGCGAACTCACCGCCCTGCTCGGCGGCCACCTGCAGGCCAGCTCGCGACCGGGCAAAGGTTCGACGTTTTACGTGACCATCCCGGTGGACGTCCCGGCCGATGTCGGCGCGGGTTGAGTGAAGATTGGCGTAAGCCGGCCGGGATCTTGCGTGCGGCCAAAAGCAGGTTGTATTTTTTTGCCCCGACACGGAAACCCCGCCCGGCGGTTTCCGGTTTATACGCCTCCCGTTGATCCTCGGTAGCTCAATGGCAGAGCATTCGGCTGTTAACCGAAGGGTTGTAGGTTCGAATCCTACCCGGGGAGCCTGAGAAGCCCGAAGCGTCATCACGATGCTTCGGGCTTTTTTACGTAGGATACCACGCGATGACGGCTCAATTCCGGAACGGGCGCTACGCAACCCGGCATGGATGTACGATGCGGGGTTTCTCCTCGAAAAAGCGCGTCATGGATGGGGGCGCCGGCATCTGATGATCGGCTACGGCATCTCCGCTAATCACGGCCAGGCCGGCGGGAGCACGACGTGGGGCAGCGCGGTCTCTTGAATTTCGCCTCCAGCCAGGGTGACAAAATAGGCGTTGCTTTTTTCATCGAGCGCGACGACCTGTTTGACCTCCCCGTTCTCGAAGTATATCCCCGCGCGGTCGTCGCACGCGTAGCCGGGCTTAAATTCTCCTCGTTTGATCTTCGACCAATAGAGCGGTTTTCGCTCCCCTTCGGCGTCGTAGTGCGGACAGTGGCTTCCTTCGATCAAACCCAGGCCTTCCACGGTGGTCAGTTCGCCCGGCCGCGAGTCGGTGGTGCCGTGCTCGAACCAGCACAGCGAACCCGCACTTCCTCCGCCCAGCACCACCCCGTTCTCCCACGCCTTGCGCAGCGCGAGATCGATCCCCTGTGCCTTCCAGATCGCCATCATATTCAGCGTGTTACCCCCTCCCACAAGGATCGCGTCCATCCGGGCAAACACGGTCTCGAAGGACTCTTTCTGGCTGTAGGATGAAATAAACGAGCGCTGCACGAAGGGTCTGATCGGCAGGTCGGCACATGTCTCGAACCAGCGCATGACGTAGCCGGTCGCATCGCCGGTTGCCGTGGGCAGAAAGCAGATCCGGGGATTGGTTTTGCCGGTCAGCGAGGCGGCGTATTTCGTAAAGCCTCGATCAAAGTCCCCCCCGTAGACCAAGATTTTCCTGACGGCGGAAGGTGCGGGTTCAGGTCGCGACCCGGGAAGCGGCAGCATCGCCGCCGGCACGACCGCGGCCGTTTGCAAAAAGTCTCTACGTTTCATGATTCACCCCATGGGCGTTTGCGATTTCTGCCGGCGGCACTGCGCCGGCGCTCTACCTTGACGCGTTTTATCGCCCAGCCGTTTACATCGGCATCGCAGCGCCTGCCCGATGACGGGCAGGCCAGTCTCCGACCAGCATAGGCGCCACGCCCCGGCGACAGGGTGCGGATGATTCTGATGCCGGCGAACGCTATACTTTTACCGCATTCCTCGACCCTCTTCACCCCGGGACGAGCGCCGAGACCCGCAGCATCAGATGATCCCCTCCCCCCGCACCGCAATCGCCGCATGTCCGATCAACCGCCCAACCCCGCCCGCTTCAACCGACGCGAATTCCTCAAGCGCACGAACGTCACCGTCGCGTCGCTCCCCTTCGTGACCGCAGCGCTGGCCGCCCCACCGTCGCCGCCGGAGCCGCTCGTCGAGGGCGAAGCGCCGGTCCGCTGGCTCGACGGCGACGCGCCGGCCGCGTTCGCCGGCGCCACCTGGGGCGTACCCTGGCCTCGGGGGGCGCATCCGGCGGACACGTCCTTTGCCCTCGAATCCGAGGCCGGCGCCGGCGTCCCGGTGCAGTCGTGGCCCACGGCCTTCTGGCCCGACGGCTCGCTGAAGTGGACCGCCCACGCCATCCCGGCCGATGCCGTGCCGGCGGCGCGTTACCGCCTCGTTCCCGGACAACCCGCCCCCCCGCCCCGCCGGCTGACGGCCGTCGAGACGCCGGACGGCATCGCCATCGACACCGGGGTCCTCACGGCCCGCATCGCGAAGACGGGAGAGGTCATCGTGAGGGACATCGCGCGCGGCGGAGCGCTCATCGCGCAGGACGGCCGGCTCGTCTGCCTGCTCGAAGATCGGACGCAGCCGGGCATCAAACGGGAAGAAGCCTTCACGGGCCGCATCGACGCCGTGACCCTCGAACAGTCGGGGCCGGTCCGCGCGGTCGTCCGGGTCGAAGGGCGGCACGCCCGCGCGGAACGGGCGTGGCTGCCGTTTACCGTCCGGCTCTATTTCTACGCCGGCGGCGAGGCCGTCCGCGTGATGCACACCATCGTGTTCGACGGCGACGAGCACAACGACTTCATCGCGGGGCTCGGCCTGCGTTTTTCCGTGCCGATGCGGGGCGAACTGCACGACCGGCACGTGCGCTTCGCCGGCAGCGAGGGCGGCCTCTTCGCCGAGGCGGTTCGCGGGCTGACGGGGCTGCGGATCGACCCGGGCGAGGCCGTCCGCCAGGCCCAGGTGGCCGGACGCGCCACGCCGCCGCTGGACGCCTGGAATCCCCGCGTGCCGCCGCGCCTGCCGTACGTGCCGGCCTACAACGACTGGACGCTGGACCAGGTCACCGCCGACGGCTTCCAGATTCGCAAGCGCACCGCCGACGGTCAGACCTGGCTGACGGCCGCCCAGGGACAGCGCTCCGATGGCTTCGGCTACGTCGGCACGCCGGCGGGTGGGCTCGGGTTCGGCCTCCGCCATTTCTGGCAGAGCTACCCGGCCCAGCTCGACATCCGCGACGCCGCGACGGATACCGCAGCGGTTACGCTGTGGATGTGGGCCCCCAACGCGCAGCCTATGGACCTCCGCCCCTACCACGACGGCATGGGGCAGGACACGTACGACAAGCAGTACAATGGCGGACTCGAAATCACCTATGAGGACTACGAGCCGGGCTTCGACACCCCCGAAGGCGTCGCCCGCACCAGCGAGCTGTACCTGTGGGCCCTGTCGTCGACGCCGCCCCGGGAGCGCCTCGCGCAGCTGACGGCCGCCGTCCGCACGCCGCCGGTTCTCGTCACCACGCCGGCGTACCTGCATGCCTGCGACGTCTTCGGCGGGATCTGGGCGCCGGTCGACCGGTCGACCGCGGCGCGCGCCGACATCGAGGACACGCTCGACGGGTTCTTCGACTTCTACCGGAACCAGCGCGAGCAGCGGCGCTGGTACGGCTTCTGGAACTACGGCGACGTGATGCATACGTACGACGCCGACCGCCACGAGTGGCGCTACGACGTGGGCGGGTACGCCTGGGACAACTCGGAGCTGTCCACCGACCTCTGGCTCTGGCTGCAGTTCATCCGCAGCGGACGCGCCGACCTGTTCCGGTTCGCCGAGGCCATGACGCGGCACACCGGCGAGGTGGACGTCCACCACACCGGCCGCTTCGCACCGCTGGGGTCGCGGCACAACGTGCTCCACTGGGGATGCAGCGCCAAGCAGCTGCGCATCGGTACGGCCCTGAACCGGCGCTATTATTATTACCTCACCGCCGACGAGCGTGTCGGCGACCTGATGCGGGAGCAGATCGAGGCCGGCCGCGCGCTGCAGCGCATCCCCCCGGGCCGCAAGCTGGCGTCGGCGGAGAAGCCGGGCGACCTCGACCGCGCGCGGCCCACCGATCCCGACCGGATCGGGGTGAGCGTGGGTACGGACTGGGGGTCGCTCGCCGGCGCCTGGCTGACGGAGTGGGAGCGGACGGGCGATACGCGGATGCGCGACCGGCTCGTGGCCGGCATGCAGACCCTCGGCCGGCAGCCGCACGGCTTCTTCAGCACGGGGCAGGTGATGCACCTCGACACCGGGGCCTTCGACCTCGTCACCCACGACGAGGTGGGCGTATCGCACCTCAACGCCGTTTTTGGCCTCGTCGAGGTCTGCGCCGAACTCATCCAGTTGCTCGACGTGCCGGAATTCGAGCAGGCGTGGCTGCAGTATTGCACGCTCTACAGCGCGCCGGCGGAGGAGCAGGAACGGCGGCTCGGTCAGTCCTTCAGAAACAACGGATTGCGCCAGGGGCACTCGCGGCTGACCGCCTATGCCGCGCGCGCCACGAACGATCCGGCCCTCGCGGCGCGGGCGTGGGACGAGTTCTCCGGCCGCGGCGGGCGCATCCCGTCGGCGCGGGCCCCGGAGACGACGCGCCTGGCGGGCCCCGACGTCCTGCGACCCATCGACGAGGCGCCGACGGTGTCGAGCAACGGCACGGCCCAGCTGGGGCTCGCGGCCATCCAGTGCCTGGCGCTGGTCGGCGATCGCTGGGGATAGGCGTTCGCCGGGCCGTCACCGGTTGACGGAGGCCTTGAGTCCGTCGCGGAGCGCGCGCCAGAGAAACCGGAAGAACGGGTCCTCGTCCCGCACATACGCCGTTTCCCCCACGCGCAACGGCTCGTCGGGACTGGCGGGATTGCTCTCCGCGATGAGGACGCCGTTGACGAAGAAGGTCTTGAGCCGATCCTGCAACCGCCTGGACCGATCGACCTTGTCGACAAACCCCATTTTCAGGTCGCGGTAGGCCACCCGCACCTCGCCGTCGGCCCGGGCATCGTCTACCCGGATGTCGAACGCGAGGCTGTCGACATACCCGCTCCCGATGCGAATGCCCTTGAGGTTGGTGAGGACAGGCGACACGAGTTCGGCCGACATGCCGCTGAGGGTGCCATGGTAGCGCATCATGAAGGTGGGGACGTGGAGCGGCATTTCGAACGCGGCATGCAGGATGCCGGCGTCTTGAAACCGCGCGCGGGCATAGAGCAGCGCGGCGCCGCCGTCCGGCCGCGTCGTGTCCGGCTCGGAGGAGATGCCGCTGCCGGCGAGGTTGACCTCGTCGAACCAGACCATGCCCTGCAGCTCCCCGTCTTCCTCCATTTCCCGGTACTGGATGTGGGCCGTGCGGAGCGAGAGGGCGTCGAGATAGACGGGCATGCCGATGGCCTGGAGGGCCTCGTGAGGCAACATCGGAGTGGGCTTGTTCGGGTCCTCCGGTAGATGTTTATCCTTGTACACATCGAGAAACGCTGAATCGACAGCGATCACGTCGATGCGGATGGCCTGCTGATCGAGGAGTGCGCGGTAATCCACGCCGGCCAGCCGGACGCCGGCGATCCCGGTCGCGATCCGATTTGTACGGAACGCGACGCGGCGCATGAAGGCTTCGTCCGCAAACATGGGCGTCACGTGCATCGAATCCACATCCAGCCGACCCTGCCGGGTGGAGCCGGCGATGCCGTCCAGGGTGACCGCATGCAGGCTGTCGGCCGTCGTCCACCGGACTGACGGTATGGCAAAGCGGAGATCCCGGCAGAACGCGACGCGCGTGGTGTCGCGCAGGCCGGCCTCGCTGAGTTCCAGTCCGATGATTTCGAGGTCGAACGCGCCGAGATACGGCGCCGCGCCGAGCCGCAGCGCCGGCAGTGTGATGCGATCCACCGACACATCGGGCAGCCGACCGACGAGATGCGCCATCGAAATGCCGGCCTCGTCGTCAGGGGCGGACGCTCGTTCGCCATCGACCGTCAATCCCTCCAACGCGATGGCGCGGATGGAGATGCGCCGATCGATCAGCCAGGGCAGCAGCCTGATGCCCTGGACGGCCAGCAAGGGGATGCGGACGTCAATGCCGGGCGTCGTGGAATCGCCATCGGCCACATAGGCGATATCGCGGGCGACAAACGACCGCGTCAGGAGCGACAGGCGGAACGCAGAGACGGATACGCGGCCGGGCCGGCCGGCCTCGGCCAGGGCGCGATTGATGCGCGCCTCGACGAACGCCGCGTCGATGTGCTGCCGCACGACGATCGCCCCCACCACAAGCAGCGCGACGACCCCGGCAAGGAGTATCAAGAACATCCGGCGTTGCATAGAGGATGGTGTTCGATCTGGTGGGATACTTTTGAAGATCATCACATCCGCATTAAACCTGCCCCCCCTGTCCCCCCCATGATCCCCCAGGATCATGAGGTTCGCTGTAGGACTCGCGGCACAGCTCGGGTAGGAAGATCGGTTGACGGCGAGCCCGCTGCGCGTGTTTCCCGCGCCGGGGACTTCCCGGATTG is a window from the Rhodothermales bacterium genome containing:
- a CDS encoding two-component regulator propeller domain-containing protein; translated protein: MASRPFWRVRAWRVCAILGLLLASAPAGAGAQHYVSRTYGVEEGLVQSQVNAFFQDSKGHLWIGTMGGVSQFDGIYFVNSTVENGLSGNQVTAFTEDADGRIWIGTDRGITVYVNDRFHRMPLEGELGTAFVTDLLRTSDNTIWIATTAGLGRYQDGHLLRYTTEAGLPDNVLLALNEGPDGRLWIATRDGFCSLEAGYRFDCHHPEALLPARQIDDILVDRDGRVHIASFSGTAVMEDGTITVTNDAMQLPVDRTTVLLIDDEGAIWAGTDGGITRRERSGETTVVSKSANLLVRALFEDREGNIWAGTSGQGVIQLRHTAFTQQNAPLGIDEDVILAVHEDALDRLWIGTLTQGAFVRDGDALRHYTAADGLASNHVRAFARDARGDMWIATAGGVSRLHAGRLLPPMLTNYYVYTVLATSTGAVYAGSINGLARIDGEAIIPIRTTTPAMSTIVYTLREDERGVLWAGTSRGLGYIEGDSLVLLPALADIPVASITPEADSLLWLGTQGYGVLRFDRHRGVVRDTISTADGLNGGTVYFTVSDADGYLWIGTSRGVNRFDVGHYRDAGEIMIRSFGKFEGIIGVETNMNAAVVDTRNRLWFGTILGLMQYDASVAPQKTAPPPIHVNEIRLFWEPFTPKADATPTFDHDQNHITFDYHGLSFTNPELLRYQYYLEGFDDGWLPLTESRTATYANLPPGDYTFHVRARSNAGVWSDTPATYRLVITPPFWLRPWFIALSSLGALALVFGIVQLRTYALNQRRKRLEEMVTSRTAELERTHTELLATREKALAAAQAKTNFMAAITHELRTPMNGIMGMNDLLFTTDLDGEQKEYAATIADCSRSLMEIIENLLTFSDLAGSQREVSIEHLDMNDLLIDAIGPIRRDAEIKGLDLQAHVAPDVPEAFEADRRHLLQILNQLLGNAVKFTERGMVRLDVRRVRPPEGALSDTWLQLAVQDTGIGMSEEQIALAFEAFSQADMSLTRKFGGTGIGLALASELTALLGGHLQASSRPGKGSTFYVTIPVDVPADVGAG
- a CDS encoding peptidase E, which codes for MKRRDFLQTAAVVPAAMLPLPGSRPEPAPSAVRKILVYGGDFDRGFTKYAASLTGKTNPRICFLPTATGDATGYVMRWFETCADLPIRPFVQRSFISSYSQKESFETVFARMDAILVGGGNTLNMMAIWKAQGIDLALRKAWENGVVLGGGSAGSLCWFEHGTTDSRPGELTTVEGLGLIEGSHCPHYDAEGERKPLYWSKIKRGEFKPGYACDDRAGIYFENGEVKQVVALDEKSNAYFVTLAGGEIQETALPHVVLPPAWP